In Castanea sativa cultivar Marrone di Chiusa Pesio chromosome 6, ASM4071231v1, a single window of DNA contains:
- the LOC142641761 gene encoding putative disease resistance protein At1g61300 isoform X2, whose protein sequence is MKSELFPGKRPKSVVQLWLQEVETINGEIQTIEEEGGRGIWKYFPRMHMGKLACQKIQNAEALYQRGRGFRDSLVHDPPVSHGEELPTTTLVGESTTERTIERVREHLLDENFRRIAVCGMGGIGKTTVIKQINNDLLKERDKFDNVIWVTVSKSSSVFKLQHDIACKLDLDLTNSRDETTRAGKLNNALKNRKRFVLILDDMWEAFRLEDVGIPEPTRTNGCKLVLTTRNFEVCTHMGYEKIQMDLLSEKESWNLFWGKVGRDVLNTRDIEPIVKEVVKECVGLPLAIVTIAGSLKNVIDVSEWRNALNELRTPKKGPKNVDAATIFERLRFSYNRLKDEGLQHCLLYCALFCEDHEFERDELIEDLIDEGIIEQLESRQAEFDRGHTMLNKLERACLLETGINRNVKLHDLIRDMALEIAGPKFMGAAGDRAIDFMQHEERWGKDLEKVYLKDGCGPEFPNISPSWITSLPNSISDLENLATLRLISCGSLYHVPSLAKLTALRKLDLGWSNYIREIPHGLEMLVNLRYLNLEETDIQEIPSGILSKLSELQVLKFTCWPRCGKLNVEEIVSLKLERFQGAFYGADNFNKYVGSLREGRLSHYQFVVREMTTDIDDAVYWESEGKCVILYNCNVSLLPKDAQTLKIYKCDNLRSSSDAPYLECARELKSISIVMCKEIEDVLSYSYTFPLQRLDLQYLGKLQVLFREEKVASPLDIPPGTFSCLKQFLILGCPNIKKLFTPGLLQNLAHLEEIEVEHCERLEEIIGAASDEVEEEIEEEGRDTTIFPRLRNLVLYDIPRLETICSSRNAIVCDSLQEIKIVKCPKLKRLPLSLRDEQLSSPPSSLRIETEKERWELLEWDNQATKNALEPLCEFR, encoded by the exons atgaagtCTGAACTTTTTCCAGGAAAGAGACCAAAGAGTGTAGTTCAACTTTGGCTCCAAGAGGTAGAAACAATTAACGGGGAGATACAAACtattgaagaagaaggtggCAGAGGGATCTGGAAGTATTTCCCACGTATGCATATGGGAAAACTTGCATGCCAGAAGATACAAAATGCGGAAGCACTTTATCAAAGAGGTCGTGGTTTCAGAGATAGTTTGGTACATGATCCACCGGTAAGCCATGGAGAAGAATTGCCGACTACAACATTAGTAGGAGAAAGTACAACCGAAAGAACAATTGAAAGGGTTCGGGAACACTTATTGGATGAAAATTTTAGGAGGATTGCTGTTTGTGGCATGGGAGGCATTGGTAAAACGACGGTCATTAAACAAATCAATAATGATCtattaaaagagagagacaagTTTGATAATGTAATTTGGGTTACTGTATCAAAGTCATCAAGTGTTTTCAAACTACAACATGACATTGCATGCAAGTTGGATCTAGATCTCACAAACTCTAGGGATGAAACAACAAGGGCAGGCAAGTTAAACAATGCATTGAAAAATAGGAAGAGGTTTGTGCTAATCCTAGATGATATGTGGGAAGCGTTTCGTCTTGAGGATGTAGGGATCCCAGAGCCTACTCGAACAAATGGATGCAAATTAGTATTGACAACTCGAAATTTTGAAGTTTGTACCCATATGGGTTATGAGAAGATTCAAATGGATCTTCTTTCAGAAAAAGAATCGTGGAATTTGTTTTGGGGTAAAGTGGGTCGTGATGTTTTGAATACTCGAGATATAGAACCAATTGTGAAGGAGGTTGTCAAAGAATGTGTTGGTTTACCTCTTGCAATCGTCACAATAGCGGGAAGcttaaaaaatgtaattgacGTTTCAGAATGGAGGAATGCATTGAATGAGTTGAGGACACCAAAAAAGGGGCCCAAAAATGTAGATGCTGCTACAATATTTGAGAGGCTTCGATTTAGTTACAATCGCTTAAAAGATGAGGGCCTTCAACACTGTCTATTGTATTGTGCACTATTCTGTGAAGACCATGAGTTTGAAAGAGATGAATTGATTGAGGATTTAATTGATGAGGGAATAATAGAACAGTTGGAGAGCAGGCAAGCAGAGTTTGATAGGGGCCATACTAtgttgaataaacttgaaagggCTTGCTTATTAGAAACTGGGATTAACCGTAATGTGAAACTGCATGATCTAATAAGAGACATGGCCCTCGAGATTGCAGGTCCTAAGTTCATGGGAGCAGCTGGTGATAGAGCGATAGATTTTATGCAGCATGAAGAAAGATGGGGAAAGGATCTTGAAAAGGTTTATTTGAAGGACGGGTGTGGGCCAGAATTTCCTAATATATCACCAAG TTGGATTACATCTTTGCCGAATTCAATCTCTGATTTGGAGAATCTTGCTACATTAAGGCTTATTTCTTGTGGCTCTTTATATCATGTTCCTTCATTAGCAAAGCTTACGGCATTAAGGAAGTTGGATCTTGGATGGTCAAATTATATAAGAGAAATACCTCATGGTTTGGAAATGTTGGTCAATTTGAGATACCTCAATCTCGAAGAAACCGACATACAGGAGATTCCATCGGGGATTTTATCCAAACTTTCTGAACTCCAAGTTCTCAAATTTACTTGTTGGCCCAGGTGTGGAAAATTGAATGTAGAGGAGATAGTGAGCTTGAAATTAGAGCGTTTTCAAGGAGCATTTTATGGTGCTGATAACTTCAATAAATACGTGGGATCCTTGAGGGAGGGACGACTTAGCCATTACCAATTTGTAGTGAGAGAAATGACGACCGACATAGACGATGCTGTATATTGGGAAAGTGAGGGCAAATGTGTAATTTTATACAATTGCAATGTAAGTCTGCTCCCAAAAGACGCTCAAACCCTAAAGATTTACAAATGTGACAATTTAAGAAGTTCATCTGATGCTCCATATTTGGAATGCGCAAGAGAACTGAAGTCTATTTCTATTGTGATGTGTAAAGAAATAGAAGACGTTCTTTCTTATTCTTACACCTTCCCTCTTCAAAGGCTTGACCTCCAATATTTGGGTAAGTTACAAGTACTGTTCAGGGAAGAGAAAGTTGCATCACCACTAGACATCCCACCTGGTACCTTTTCCTGTCTCAAACAATTTTTAATTCTCGGGTGTCCGAATATAAAGAAGCTCTTCACACCTGGCTTGCTGCAAAACCTGGCCCACCTGGAAGAGATTGAAGTCGAACACTGTGAGAGATTAGAGGAAATAATAGGTGCAGCATCGGATgaagttgaagaagaaatagaGGAGGAAGGAAGGGACACCACCATATTCCCCCGATTGAGGAACTTGGTATTATATGACATACCGAGACTGGAGACCATCTGCAGTAGCCGTAACGCAATAGTTTGTGATTCTCTCCAAGAAATTAAGATAGTAAAGTGTCCAAAGCTTAAGAGATTACCTCTTTCTCTGCGGGATGAACAGCTATCTTCTCCACCTTCTTCATTACGGATTGAAACAGAGAAAGAACGGTGGGAGTTGCTGGAATGGGACAATCAAGCTACTAAGAATGCCCTTGAACCCCTCTGTGAGTTTCGTTGA
- the LOC142641761 gene encoding putative disease resistance protein At1g61300 isoform X1 → MKSELFPGKRPKSVVQLWLQEVETINGEIQTIEEEGGRGIWKYFPRMHMGKLACQKIQNAEALYQRGRGFRDSLVHDPPVSHGEELPTTTLVGESTTERTIERVREHLLDENFRRIAVCGMGGIGKTTVIKQINNDLLKERDKFDNVIWVTVSKSSSVFKLQHDIACKLDLDLTNSRDETTRAGKLNNALKNRKRFVLILDDMWEAFRLEDVGIPEPTRTNGCKLVLTTRNFEVCTHMGYEKIQMDLLSEKESWNLFWGKVGRDVLNTRDIEPIVKEVVKECVGLPLAIVTIAGSLKNVIDVSEWRNALNELRTPKKGPKNVDAATIFERLRFSYNRLKDEGLQHCLLYCALFCEDHEFERDELIEDLIDEGIIEQLESRQAEFDRGHTMLNKLERACLLETGINRNVKLHDLIRDMALEIAGPKFMGAAGDRAIDFMQHEERWGKDLEKVYLKDGCGPEFPNISPRCPKLSTLLLDKFFCEIIANSFFVHLRGLKVLRICNSWITSLPNSISDLENLATLRLISCGSLYHVPSLAKLTALRKLDLGWSNYIREIPHGLEMLVNLRYLNLEETDIQEIPSGILSKLSELQVLKFTCWPRCGKLNVEEIVSLKLERFQGAFYGADNFNKYVGSLREGRLSHYQFVVREMTTDIDDAVYWESEGKCVILYNCNVSLLPKDAQTLKIYKCDNLRSSSDAPYLECARELKSISIVMCKEIEDVLSYSYTFPLQRLDLQYLGKLQVLFREEKVASPLDIPPGTFSCLKQFLILGCPNIKKLFTPGLLQNLAHLEEIEVEHCERLEEIIGAASDEVEEEIEEEGRDTTIFPRLRNLVLYDIPRLETICSSRNAIVCDSLQEIKIVKCPKLKRLPLSLRDEQLSSPPSSLRIETEKERWELLEWDNQATKNALEPLCEFR, encoded by the coding sequence atgaagtCTGAACTTTTTCCAGGAAAGAGACCAAAGAGTGTAGTTCAACTTTGGCTCCAAGAGGTAGAAACAATTAACGGGGAGATACAAACtattgaagaagaaggtggCAGAGGGATCTGGAAGTATTTCCCACGTATGCATATGGGAAAACTTGCATGCCAGAAGATACAAAATGCGGAAGCACTTTATCAAAGAGGTCGTGGTTTCAGAGATAGTTTGGTACATGATCCACCGGTAAGCCATGGAGAAGAATTGCCGACTACAACATTAGTAGGAGAAAGTACAACCGAAAGAACAATTGAAAGGGTTCGGGAACACTTATTGGATGAAAATTTTAGGAGGATTGCTGTTTGTGGCATGGGAGGCATTGGTAAAACGACGGTCATTAAACAAATCAATAATGATCtattaaaagagagagacaagTTTGATAATGTAATTTGGGTTACTGTATCAAAGTCATCAAGTGTTTTCAAACTACAACATGACATTGCATGCAAGTTGGATCTAGATCTCACAAACTCTAGGGATGAAACAACAAGGGCAGGCAAGTTAAACAATGCATTGAAAAATAGGAAGAGGTTTGTGCTAATCCTAGATGATATGTGGGAAGCGTTTCGTCTTGAGGATGTAGGGATCCCAGAGCCTACTCGAACAAATGGATGCAAATTAGTATTGACAACTCGAAATTTTGAAGTTTGTACCCATATGGGTTATGAGAAGATTCAAATGGATCTTCTTTCAGAAAAAGAATCGTGGAATTTGTTTTGGGGTAAAGTGGGTCGTGATGTTTTGAATACTCGAGATATAGAACCAATTGTGAAGGAGGTTGTCAAAGAATGTGTTGGTTTACCTCTTGCAATCGTCACAATAGCGGGAAGcttaaaaaatgtaattgacGTTTCAGAATGGAGGAATGCATTGAATGAGTTGAGGACACCAAAAAAGGGGCCCAAAAATGTAGATGCTGCTACAATATTTGAGAGGCTTCGATTTAGTTACAATCGCTTAAAAGATGAGGGCCTTCAACACTGTCTATTGTATTGTGCACTATTCTGTGAAGACCATGAGTTTGAAAGAGATGAATTGATTGAGGATTTAATTGATGAGGGAATAATAGAACAGTTGGAGAGCAGGCAAGCAGAGTTTGATAGGGGCCATACTAtgttgaataaacttgaaagggCTTGCTTATTAGAAACTGGGATTAACCGTAATGTGAAACTGCATGATCTAATAAGAGACATGGCCCTCGAGATTGCAGGTCCTAAGTTCATGGGAGCAGCTGGTGATAGAGCGATAGATTTTATGCAGCATGAAGAAAGATGGGGAAAGGATCTTGAAAAGGTTTATTTGAAGGACGGGTGTGGGCCAGAATTTCCTAATATATCACCAAGGTGTCCTAAACTTTCAACCTTGCTTctagacaaatttttttgtgaaatcattgcaaattctttttttgtgcATTTGCGTGGACTCAAAGTTCTTCGTATATGTAACAGTTGGATTACATCTTTGCCGAATTCAATCTCTGATTTGGAGAATCTTGCTACATTAAGGCTTATTTCTTGTGGCTCTTTATATCATGTTCCTTCATTAGCAAAGCTTACGGCATTAAGGAAGTTGGATCTTGGATGGTCAAATTATATAAGAGAAATACCTCATGGTTTGGAAATGTTGGTCAATTTGAGATACCTCAATCTCGAAGAAACCGACATACAGGAGATTCCATCGGGGATTTTATCCAAACTTTCTGAACTCCAAGTTCTCAAATTTACTTGTTGGCCCAGGTGTGGAAAATTGAATGTAGAGGAGATAGTGAGCTTGAAATTAGAGCGTTTTCAAGGAGCATTTTATGGTGCTGATAACTTCAATAAATACGTGGGATCCTTGAGGGAGGGACGACTTAGCCATTACCAATTTGTAGTGAGAGAAATGACGACCGACATAGACGATGCTGTATATTGGGAAAGTGAGGGCAAATGTGTAATTTTATACAATTGCAATGTAAGTCTGCTCCCAAAAGACGCTCAAACCCTAAAGATTTACAAATGTGACAATTTAAGAAGTTCATCTGATGCTCCATATTTGGAATGCGCAAGAGAACTGAAGTCTATTTCTATTGTGATGTGTAAAGAAATAGAAGACGTTCTTTCTTATTCTTACACCTTCCCTCTTCAAAGGCTTGACCTCCAATATTTGGGTAAGTTACAAGTACTGTTCAGGGAAGAGAAAGTTGCATCACCACTAGACATCCCACCTGGTACCTTTTCCTGTCTCAAACAATTTTTAATTCTCGGGTGTCCGAATATAAAGAAGCTCTTCACACCTGGCTTGCTGCAAAACCTGGCCCACCTGGAAGAGATTGAAGTCGAACACTGTGAGAGATTAGAGGAAATAATAGGTGCAGCATCGGATgaagttgaagaagaaatagaGGAGGAAGGAAGGGACACCACCATATTCCCCCGATTGAGGAACTTGGTATTATATGACATACCGAGACTGGAGACCATCTGCAGTAGCCGTAACGCAATAGTTTGTGATTCTCTCCAAGAAATTAAGATAGTAAAGTGTCCAAAGCTTAAGAGATTACCTCTTTCTCTGCGGGATGAACAGCTATCTTCTCCACCTTCTTCATTACGGATTGAAACAGAGAAAGAACGGTGGGAGTTGCTGGAATGGGACAATCAAGCTACTAAGAATGCCCTTGAACCCCTCTGTGAGTTTCGTTGA